From Juglans regia cultivar Chandler chromosome 6, Walnut 2.0, whole genome shotgun sequence, the proteins below share one genomic window:
- the LOC109014541 gene encoding probable protein phosphatase 2C 72, with amino-acid sequence MGICGSVASREIHDAEDCNENVIFLQGNKVSNGALDLCSLYSKQGSKGLNQDAAILHQGYGVEDGALCGVFDGHGKNGHVVSKLVCNHLPSLLLTQKSSLSKINAAVADDDSLQNHMEGIDDESIPSKSFHIWKEACISAFKVMDKEIKLQENLDCSCSGTTAVVALRQGEDLVIANLGDSRAILGMMTENGVTAFQLTTDLKPGLPCEAERIKNCNGRVAALKQEPHIQRVWLPHEDTPGLAMSRAFGDFVLKDHGIIAIPNVSYHRLTSNDQFIILATDGVWDVLSNDQVAAIVWAAESEQAAARVVVEAATTAWRKKYPTAKVDDCSVVCLFLQKK; translated from the exons ATGGGAATCTGCGGCTCAGTTGCATCCCGGGAGATTCATGATGCTGAGGATTGCAATGAAAATGTGATATTCTTGCAAGGAAATAAAGTTTCTAATGGAGCTCTGGACCTTTGTTCTCTTTACTCTAAGCAAGGGAGCAAAGGACTAAACCAAGATGCTGCCATTCTTCACCAG GGCTATGGAGTGGAAGACGGAGCATTATGTGGAGTTTTTGATGGGCATGGGAAGAATGGTCATGTAGTGAGCAAGCTAGTATGTAACCACCTGCCTTCACTCTTAttaacccaaaagagctctctctcAAAGATTAATGCAGCAGTAGCAGATGACGATAGTTTGCAAAATCATATGGAGGGAATAGATGATGAATCAATACCAAGCAAGAGTTTCCATATATGGAAAGAGGCTTGTATCAGTGCCTTCAAGGTCATGGACAAGGAGATAAAGCTGCAAGAGAATTTGGACTGCTCTTGTAGTGGAACCACTGCAGTAGTTGCTTTAAGACAG GGTGAAGATCTTGTTATAGCTAATCTTGGGGATTCGAGGGCAATCTTAGGAATGATGACCGAGAATGGAGTCACGGCCTTTCAGTTAACAACAGACTTAAAGCCAGGCTTACCTT GTGAAGCAGAAAGAATAAAGAACTGCAATGGCCGGGTGGCCGCACTGAAACAAGAACCACACATCCAACGAGTGTGGCTGCCCCACGAAGACACTCCGGGCCTAGCTATGTCACGAGCCTTTGGAGACTTCGTACTCAAAGATCATGGCATCATTGCCATCCCTAATGTCTCCTATCACCGCCTAACTTCTAATGACCAATTCATTATCCTTGCAACTGATGGG GTCTGGGATGTTCTCAGTAATGACCAAGTTGCAGCCATTGTGTGGGCTGCAGAGAGTGAACAGGCAGCAGCAAGAGTTGTGGTGGAGGCAGCTACCACTGCATGGAGGAAGAAGTACCCTACTGCAAAAGTAGATGACTGCAGTGTGGTTTGCCTCTTTTTGCAAAAGAAGTAA